ACAACACAGGAATGACACGCACTGGGCCTATGCAGGTTATTGCAAAACCGCCGCAAAATAAGACGTTCCCAATTCAAAAATAATCTCATTCAGGCGGTTTTGTTTCTAGCCCGGATGTGGGCACTCCCCTGTTTTTTCACGACCTTTTGACAGGACACTTTGCAGAGCTTTTCAGAAGCGGGTGAAACATCCGGGCTAAAAGAGCGCTTTACTCTCCCGCTGCGAAGCCAAGCCGAGACTTCCGCTCCTTGAGCACACCCGCGTAAGAAATCTTCTTGTTCGGAGAAAGAAAACTACCGGCGATCAGCTCGTCCCAGAGCGGAAAGGCCGCCTGAAAACGCTGGATTATTTCGCCCAGGATACGGTCGTTGATCTGAAGGCGTTCTCCGGCAAAATAGCTAAACAGGTCGCTTCGTGTGAGACTGGATCGCTTCCCGTGAAGGGGCAGGGCCATCTCTTCCTTCGGTTTCGTTAGTGCGATGGTCGAATTCACCAGATCGTAGGCCGGCGCAAGATCAATGCGTCCGCGCCGGGTGATGAGCGAAAAGTTTTTCAAGTGCATGTCCTCGTTGCCGGTAAGGAAGCTGAAAAGTGTCCGCTCGAAAAGCTTCACACGCTCGATGGCGGGGAATGTGCAAAACCGTTCCACAATGGCCGCCACCTCTTCCATGGACGATTCGTATTTTGTCTCCCTGCTCGCGCCTGAAAGCTGCGAGAAATCTTCCAGCGGAATCCGCCCCTTCCGCGCCTCGCGATCGAAACGCCTTATGAAATACGTGAACGAACCGTCACTGGCGTAAACAAGTCCATGCAGTGGCGTCTCGATCCCAACCCCAGCAGCGAGACGCATCGTCAGGTCTTCATTCTCGGGCAGTTCCGGAAAATCCAGGCCCGGCGGCTTGAGGATGAACTTGCCGTTGCAATCCACCACCTCAAACCTGCCCTCCCTGCTCTTCAGCACGGCGCTCAACTTTAACTGGACTCCCGGGATGGACATTTTCCCCGCGCGCTCAAGCGCCTCCTGCCGCTGCTCCACTGCTGTGTAAGCCAATGGAGCCAGGGAAAGGAGATTCCGGTCCAGAAGCTTCAATCCGCCGGCCGAGTAATCCACCCAGGAACTGACCGGCTCGTAGGTGATCGGACAGCGTTTCATTCTATCTCCTTCACCGTGAGCGAGCCGACGAGATCCTGGCCGGTCAGCTTCAACTGCCCGAACAGGTCATTGCCATCCAGTTTGTGGCGGCGCAGCATCGCCTCCAGTTGCATCCCTTCCGGCAGCAGGCCTTCAAAGGCGGGCGGGAACCGGTCAAAATCATAGACACGCCGCGACACCGGCATGGTTAGCGACACCGATTCACCGGAATAACCGTCCGAATAGCTGAACCGCCATTTGTCGCCGCCAAGTTCTTCGAGAAAACCGGCGAGAACACCCTGCTGATAAATCCCGGCCATTCTCATGTCGTTTGATCTTTTGATGAAGTGCCAACGCTGTCGGCCCGAAGGCGTTCCATCACCGGGCTCTGGAGGTTGATCGTGATATTGAGCGCCGAGAGGATCTTCGCCAGGGTGTCATAGCGGACCGACAGCTTTCCATGTTCCAAATCAAAGATCACAGTCTTTCCAACGCCAGCCAGCTTTGCCAGTTCGGCCTGAGAAAGGCCGCTCACGCGCCGGTGCAGTTTGATGATTTCCTTAAGCATTTTCATTTTACCGCTACAATAGTAAATTAATATGTATTAGTCTGTATGCTATACCAAATTGTAAATAATGTCAATTATTTTACCGCTGTAACGGTAATATATAATTTATTAAACTATTTATGCTTACAATTTGGAAGCAATTGTATAAATAATGCCGTTATAGCAGTATAATTAATGAAAGGACTGTCTAAAACAAGGCTGAATTATTTCACTATAGGATGATTGGTCAACACCACGCGCGTGCCGCTGGTGGAAAAGGGCTTCATTTGTCCGGGCGCGAGCGAGAGCCGCTTTTCCCATACCGCCGCCGCCGACTGCTCAATAATCAAAAAAACCTGGCGCGGCGAATCCCATGCGGCTTTCAAGGAATCATCCTGCAAATACAATTCGCGGCCCAAGCCGAGGTTGCGGGTCGCATATTCGTAGTTGAGCGGGACGCCGTACCAATACACCTGCCGGTTCAGGTAAAAGAAGAGGCTGGAGGCGAGGTTGGGATAGCCATCGTACACCACCATGGCGTCCGGTTGCGCCACCGATTCGATTTTAACCGCCGAGTTCTCCATCGAGAAAAAATCCTGCTTCACCGCAAATCCGCGGACTGCCATGAAATACGGAACCAGCATCGACAGCATCAGGACCGCGAAGGCAGGCGCCAGTTTCCTGCGCCAAACGAGCCAGAGACCGGCCACACCACCTAACAACAAGCTCAGCGATGTATTCCGGATCAGAGGCATGAAATCCAGCCAGGCGCCCATTGAAAATCCCTGCAATGCCGTCAACAAATGATCCCGCTCGACCAGCGGCGTGACCGCAGCTGCGGTTTCCTGCGAACGCGTCACCAACCACAACACAAAGCCCGCGCCCGCAAGCCCCGCGGCGAGGAGACAAACAAAAGGCAGGAAATACCAAACCCGCGCCTGGGGCCGGGGCTCCACCACCGCGAACGCAAGCAACAAGGTCAGCACCGGCCAGCCCGCCATGGTGTAATAATCCTGCCGGGCCGAAGTCATGGATGTCAGCAGAATGACCAAAAAGGCACCCCCCAGAAACATACGGCTAAATTTCCAGAGCTCCGGATCTTTCGGTACATGCGACTTCAAAGAAACAAGCGCGGCCGGCAACAGCAACATGCCCGGCATAAGCATGAAAAAATGTTGCAAGACAAAGACCAACAAACCGACCTGATTGCTGCTGGGGGGCCAGCGTTTGTCCACCGCATGGCCAAGTTGTTCGTTGATGAAATGGTCCTGGATGAATCCGGGACAACGCAATTGCATCAGCCCATACCAGGGCAGCAAAATGACCGCAATAATCAACGGCCCTTCCACGCTCAAGAAGGCCTTCCAAAAAGGCCGCGAATTTTTGTCCCACAGCGCGGACACCGCAACCGCCAGCAACGGCCACAGTGCGCCGTGTAATCCCTTGCACATGGAGCCCACCCCCATGAACACCCAGGCCAGCCGCGTCCAAAACACCCTGTTTTCCGGCATTTGCCACGCGCGCAGCATGGCCCAGAAAGTCAGGGTGATAAAAAGCGCGAGAAACACTTCCGGCATGATCACATGGGTGAAAACAAAAAAACCGCAGGAAGAAGCCAGCAAGAGCGCGCCTGCCAGCCCGAAACGGCGCCCGCCCACGGCCCGGCCCAGCAGATAGACTGAAAAAACCCAGGCAACCGTGGCCAATGCCACCGGCAGGCGTACCCCAAATTCCGATTTTCCAAAAACGGACATGCCGGCCATGAGGCACCAATAAACCAGGGGAGGTTTTTGAAGGCGGGGGAGCTGGTTGTTGGTGGGCAGCAGCCAGTCGCCCCGAGCCAGCATTTCGCGGGCTGCGCCGCTGTACTGGCCCTCGGTTTCGTCATAAACCACCGGTTCAAAGCTTCCGGCGATAAAAACAATAGACAGTAAGGCAAATATCAGCAGCACGTTCCAACGGCTGCCGAAAACAAATACGCCCCCTTTTCCCATTTCCGGCAACTCAACCGGACTGGCGCGGAATTCATGCATGCGAAAATCATCCCTTATCTATTTATTCAAGCCGCCAAACGCTAACCGACCGGCAATTGTAGAAGCAAGCAAATTGAACACGATTGAGATTGCCGCGGGAAGATTCATCCCATAAATAACGTCCCATGAAAGAACGTTTTCGCGCGCCGGTCCTTTTTGCGGCCATTCTATTTATACTCCCGGCAACCTGCCCCCTGGCTTCCGGGGAGGAATCCTGGCAGGCCGTCAAAAGCTATTCGTACATCGATCCCGCGACGCCCCAGGACCTGGCAGGCGGAGAAATCCGCGGCAACCATGTACCCATGGAAGGCCTGGCCCTGAACATGGATGTGGAGACCTGCTATGTCCTGGCCCTGCCTCCCGACAAAGTCATCGAACGCATCCGCGACTTGAAACGTCCCAAGAATGACACCGGCGACAAAACACTCGGCGCCAGCATTGACCACCGTGTTTCCAATCCGGCAACGCGGAGTGACCTTCAGGATTTCTCGGTTCAAAACATTGCCCAATGGAGTTTCTTCGGCGGCGGCGGCGGACTGGCCGACACCACCCAGCTCAACCTGGACCAGGAAGAAAAACAAAAAGTGGCGGAGGCATCCACGGAAAAAAATGCGGACAAATCCGCCGTCAGCGCGGCTTGGAAAGAAATCCTGTTACAGCGGGCTCTTGCCTTCCAGAAAAAGGGGCTGATGGGCTCGGATCCGTACCAAACCGGCAACGACAAATTCGAGCCCGGTCCGGAACTGGTGGTCATGCTGAAAAAGCGCGGCCCTGTGCTGAACCGTTTTCTCGGCGTGCTGGACGGCGTCATGAGCGGGCGACAGGTTCCCAACAGCCTCGACCCGGTGTACTACTGGGAAAGCTCCAGCATCCAGGGGGACCAAACCATCGCGCTGGCCGCAAATTTTGTCCAAACCGGGGCAAGCTACAAGTCGGCTGAAATCACCTACTACGTTTCCTCCAAATACTACATTTCGCTTACCTTGTCCGAATTTTTTCCGGTGCAAATCAACGGCAAAACCCGGACTTTTGTGTGGAGAAGCGATTTTGTCATCACCCCGTCCATTGGATTTGCCAAAGGCATCGAACGGATGGCGGCTGAAAACATCATGTTGATCGAGGTGAAACGGTCGATCCGCAATTTCATGGAGGAATGCTCCAAGGCGGCGGGCAGTTGACCGGGATGCCGTGCGGTATGGAATACCGGCGCAAAATCCAACCGCCTTATTTCGCCTTCAACACTTTTTGCAGTACGGCCAGAAGCATGACAGGGCTGTAGGGTTTTGTTAAAATCTCCCTAACACCCTGTTTCTTCAGCTCATCCGCATTCAAATCCTCAACCTGCCCGCTGCAAACGACGATTTTCACCTTGGAATCCGTTTTTTTCAGTTTCGCAATCAAATCCATTCCGTCCATCTGCGGCATGATCAAATCGGCAAACACAGCCTTGATTTTGGATCGGCGGGACTTGAACAAGGAAAGCGCTTCAATACCATTCGCGGCCAGCAACACTTCATACCCGTATTTTCTCAACACGCGCCCGGTCACATCCCGAATGCCCGCTTCATCGTCCACCACAAGGACCAGTTCCCCTTTACCCCGCTGCGGAGGCTCGTTTGACATCTGATCGGATGGGATTGGCGCATTCAGCGCGGGGAAATAAACCCTGAACTGGGTTCCCTGCCCCACCTTGCTGTCCACCAGAATCAAACCGTCGTGGTTGCGGACAATGCCGAGCACCGTCGATAGCCCCAACCCTGTGCCTTTGCTGGATTCCTTGGTGCTGAAAAAGGGGTCGAAAATACGATCCAAATCGCTGTGCGAAATGCCGGTGCCGGTGTCCGAAACCAGCCAGACCAGATGAGGCCCCGGTTTGGCGTTTGGAGTTGTGGCGGCAAAATTTTCATCCAGGACAACATTTTCAGCCGCCAGGGTAAGCACCCCGCCCTTCGGCATCGCGTCCCGGGCGTTGACGCAAAGATTCATCAACACCTGGTGGAGCTGCGTGATGTCTCCTTCCATGTTCCAGAGATCATTGGGGATGGAATGTTTCAACGTGATGGACTTGGGGAATGTTTCGCGGATGATCTGGGCAATCTCCTGAAGGATATAGTTTGTTTGCAGGGGGACACGCTCGCTTGGGACGCCGCGGGAAAAAGTCAGGATTTGCTTGATGATCGCGGCCCCGCGTTTGGCGCTGTTCTCCATCGCGCTCATCAGGGTCTTCAACTCCTCGCTTTTCAGTTCCTCGCGCAGCATGGGAATCCCCATCAGTATTGGCGCTAGTATATTGTTTAAATCATGGGCGATCCCGCCCGCCATCTGCCCGACGCTTTCCAGGCGCTGGGCCCGCAGAAACCGGGCCTCCAGGCGCTTCTGATCCGTGATATCGGAAAAAACAGCCATGGAAGATGTGGCTTTGCCCTTGGCGTCATACAGGGGCGCGACGGAAATACGCAGGTTCAAGTCGGCCCCATCTTTGCGCTGGCGCACGATTTCCAGCCCCTGAATATGTTCGCCTGACATAACCCGCCTCAAAAGATTCTCGAACTCGGCGCGTTTTGCCTGATTCACAGTGGGTGGAGGCCCTCCAATCGCTTCTGAAGCCGTCCAGCCAAAAACACGCACGGCCGCGGGATTCCACAAAGTTACGAAACCCCGGCTGTCCAAAACAACCGACGCCAGGGGAGAGTCCTCGAATAGAGCCCTCAACTGTCCATTGAGCGCCCTGAGTTTTTCTTCACTCTGCTTGCGCTCCGTAATGTCCTGTTTGATGGAAATGAAGTGGGTAATATCGCCCCTGTCATTCAAAACCGGCGTGATGGTATTTTCCTCCGTATAGAGCGTCCCGTCCTTGCGCCGGTTCACCATCTCCGCATGCCAGACTTTCCCGGCAAGCACAGTCTCCCACAGTTCCTTGTAAAAAGCTTCGTCATGCACGCCGGATTTCAGGAGATTGGTCTTCTGATTTTTTGCCTCTTCAAGCGCGTACCCGGTCAGACGGGTAAACGCCGGATTTACCCAAATAACCCTGGCCTCGCGGTCCGTGATAACCACGGCGTTCGACGCATGCTGCAATGCCGCGCTTAACAACTTCAATCCCGACTCCACCTCGACGCGCTGCTGGCGTTCCTTGATTTCCCGCATGGCGCGCAAGACGGCCGGCGCGAGGCGGTTCAAGCGTTGCTTCAACACGTAATCAGTCGCCCCATTGATGAGGGCGTCCACAACCAGCTCTTCGTTCATCGATCCCGAATAAAAAATAAAGGGGATTTCCGGCCGCAGGTTTTTTACCGCCTTCAGGGCGGACATGCCGTCGTAACCCCGCAGCGAATAATCGGCAAGAATCAAGTCGGGATTGAATTTCCGGAGTTGCTCCAGGAAATCAGACTCTGTGAAAACCCACTTGTTATCAGCGTCAATTCCGGCCTCGCGCAGTTTCTGAATAACCAGTTCAGCGTCCGCCGCCTCGTCCTCCAGCATTAAAATGTGAAGTTTCGCGCTCATTTCATTGCACAGCAGCGCAAGCGTCCCGTTGAATGATAAAAACCGCCTGCGGCGGTCTGGGCGGAGATGGATTCGAACCATCGAAGGCGTGAGCCAGCAGATTTACAGTCTGCCCCGTTTGGCCACTTCGGTATCCGCCCGAAGGAAATAAAATATTAGAGACTTCGCGCATAGACGTCAACCCGTCAGCTCCCTTTGAAGAAAAAACCCTCAAATCCTATATCCCAGGCAGGGCAATTTGGCGATGAAAATCAAAATTGCTTCAGAAACCGGATGTCGTTCTCGTAAAACAGGCGCAGGTCCGGGATGCCGTGCCGCAGCATGGCCATCCGCTCCACTCCCATGCCAAAAGCAAACCCGGTGTAACGCTCGGAATCAATCCCGACGCTTTGAAACACAGCCGGATCCACCATGCCGCAACCGCAAATCTCCAGCCATTCCCGGCCCTTCACGCTCGAGCCGGCACGGGCCATGTCGATTTCAAAACTCGGTTCGGTGAACGGGAAAAAATGCGGCCGGAACCGCACTTTGGTGTCGGCGCCCATGAACTCCTTGAAAAAATATTCCATCGCGCCTTTCAGGTCGCGCAGGGTGATTCCCTCATCCACGACCAGGCTTTCAATCTGGTGGAAAAATACACCGTGTGTGGCGTCGATTTCATCCCGGCGATAACAACGTCCGGGCGCAATAATCCGGATCGGCGGCTTTTGGTTTTCCATCGTCCGTATCTGCACGGTGGAAGTCTGTGTGCGAAGCAGGTAGCGCCCGTATTTAGGGTCTGCGGGATGATCCACATAAAAAGTGTCCTGCTCGTTGCGGGCCGGATGGTCCGCCGGCGTGTTCAACGCGTCGAAATTGTAAAACTCCGTCTCCATCTCGGGCCCGTCCGCAAGCGCGAAACCCATGCGCCGAAAAATCGAAACGATCCGGTCAATCGTCTGATGCACAACATGGGGCGTGGCGCAGGGCAACGGGCGGCCCGTCAGGCTGGTATCTTCCGGCTGGCCGTGGGAGACGCCGCCAAAGGACTGCTTTTTGAGATCAAAGGCGTCGTTGATCTGTTTTTTTACTAAGTTTGAACTCTTGCCGGCTTCAGGCCGTTGTTCCTTGGGGACGTCCTTGATTTTTTCAAGGACAGCCGGGAGCAATCCCTGTCGGCTGAGATATTTGACCCGCCAGGCCTCCAAAGCAGCCGCGTCCTGCACCCCCCCGATTTCGGCCAGGGCCTGCTCCTTCAACTGTTGCAGTTCCTCGATCATGGAATAAAAACGCCGCCGGACTGCGGAGTACGGCGGCGTTGAAAAATCTAAAAGACCGGTCTCAGTTCTTGGCCAGTTTGACCACTTCCTGAAATGCGCCCGGCTCGCTCACCGCCAGATCCGCCAGGATCTTGCGGTCGATTTCCACCTTGGCCGTCTTCAGTCCGGCAATGAACTTGCTGTAGGTCAGGCCGAATTCCCTGACAGCCAGACCGATGCGGGTGTTCCACAACATGCGGAAGTTGCGCTTGCGCGTCTTGCGGTCGCGGTAGGACCAATATTTGGCTTTTGTGGTGGCATCTTTGGCGTAACGAAACAGCTTGCTCCGGTTGCCGCGGAATCCTTTGGCCGAACTCACGACGCGTTTGCGTCGTTCACGTGAGGCGGCTGCATTTGTTGCTCTGGGCATAATCTCTCCTTTAAATCGTGGAAAAGCGGAAAATTAAAGAGAAGACTCAGCTAAATGGCAAGCACAGTTTCATCCGCGGCGTGTCGGCCGCGGATACCATCGCGCGCTTGGCCAAATGGCGTTTGCGTTTGCGATTCTTGCTGGCTGCCAGGTGGCGGCGTCCGGCCTTGCTCATTTTTAGTTTTCCGCTGGCCGTCAATTTGAACCGTTTGGCCACGGCTTTCTTTGTTTTTGCTGAACTTCCTTTGCGCATTGGATCCGTCTTTCTATTGATTACTCTGTGGCGGAATCTGCTCCGCCTTCTTCTTCTTCGTCAAATTCCGTGTCACTTTCCTTCGTGAATTTCCTCGCCCTTTTATTAAGCGGGAGGGGAGTTAACATCAAATTGATGTTCCTGCCAATTAATTTCGGCTCGGCATCGGCCAGCCCCACATGTTCCAGATCCTTCCGGATGCGGGCCACCAGCTCCTTTCCGAGGTCCTGATGCTGCATTTCCCGGCCGCGGAACACCAACATGCATTTGGCCTTCATCCCCCGGAAAAGAAAGGTTTCCGCATGGCGCAGCTTGGTGTCGTAATCGTGCCCGTCTATATTGACGTGAAACTTCAGCTCCTTGACCTTGGCGGCCGCATTTTGTTTGCGCGCCTCCTTGTCCCGCTTGGAAAGTTCGTAGCGGTATTTGCCGTAATCCAGGATTTTGCAGACCGGCGGGCGCGCTTTGGGGCTTACCTCCACCAGATCCAGGTTATGCTTGCGCGCCTGGATCAGGGCGGTGCTGACTTCCATCAGCCCCAGCGAATGGCCGTCCGGCCCGATGACCAGGACTTCCCTGGCGCGGATGCGGTTGTTGATTCTCAGTTGGAACGGGTGAATAGCGGATCTCCTGTTTGATTTTATGAATTCAAAATGTCCTGCAAAACGGGCGGGGCATCTGAAAAGAAAAAGCCGGACACGGGCGGAAGGAGGGAAAACATAGACACAACTACAGCAATCCGTTGGTAAACGGCCTGGCTGTTGGATCCCTGAAATTCATACTTGTCCATTGTTGAGATATTTCAGGGCATGACGCAAGACCAATTTTCCATGCTTTCCGCATTTCGGGTGGCCCCACGGGCAAAATCGTGAAATAGTAGGCATCCGACACCATGAATATTTCCCTCATTGGATACGGCATTATCGGCCAGGCTTGGGCCCAACACTACCAGGCCGACGGCCACACGCTCAAAATCTGGAACCGCAGTCCCAAAACCGTCCCCGGGTATGAGCCCAACCTGCCCAAGGCCGTCGCAGGCGCCGACGTCATCCATATTGTGGTGGCAGATCCGCCCGCCGTCCTGGAAATTTTCACTCAAATCCTTCCGGTTCTGACCCGTTCCATGTTGATCCTGCAATCCAGCACGATTTCCCCGGAAAGTTCCGAATCCTTCAGGCGCATGGTGGAACAGTCCGGGGCCTCCTATGTCGAAGCCCCCTTCACCGGCAGCAAACCCGCCGCCGAAAAGCGGGAAAATGTGTTTTTTCTCGGAGGCAGCGCTGAAGCAAAGCAGCGCGCGCGCTCAGTCCTGCAACCCTTGAGCAAAGCCATCTTTGATCTCGGCGACAACCGCCAGGCTTCCACCGTCAAGCTCGCCATGAACCTGCAGATCGCCGCCATCTGCCAGGCTCTCTCGGAAGGGCTCGAAATGTCCCGCCGGGCCGGTATTCCAGATCCCGTTTTTTTTGATGTTCTGGCCCAAAATGTCGCCCGTTCCGGTGTCAGTGATCTAAAAAAAGACAAACTTTCAACCGCTGAATTCAGCCCCCAGTTTTCCATCAAGCACATGCACAAGGACCTCAGGCTCGCGCTGGACTCCGCTCCCGCATCCACGCTGCCACTCACCCGGCGCGTCTGTGAAATTTATACACAGGGTATGGACCAAGGCTGGGGCGACCTCGATTTCTCGGCCTTGATCCGGCTGCTGGTGGTCCATACGCCATGAGATGACGGGCTGGTTGTGTGCAAAACAGCCCGTCCCCGCGGCGCATAGACCCCCAAAAGGCTGAAGTTCCCCATTCCTGCGGATGTAGCATCCCATGTGCTTCGACGCAAAAATTCAAAAAGGGATAAAAAGTGTTTTATGCAAACTCAATATTTGTAACATAATCGACATGGTAAAGCCTTTGTTGAAATTGAAATCCGCCATCCTGCTGACCGCCTGCCTGGCCCTCCTCTGTGTAAACCAAGTTCGGGGGGAAGACGCCACAAGCTCGGCCAAATCGGCGTTTGAATCCTTCCAGGCCGGTAAAATGGATGAAGCCGCACAAAAGCTCACCCAACTGATCCAGCAATATCCCACCAGCTTCGAAGTCCCCAATGCCCGCTATCTGTTGGGTGTAATTGATTGTTTGTTGGGAAAATACAGTGACGCCATTCCATATCTGTCCGACAGCAAGAACTTCGATAAAGCCACCATCCCCCAGGCGGCTTATTATCTCGGCATTGCCTATTACGGAGCCGGCGATTACAACAAGGCTTCCGAAGCCCTGGACAAGGCCTACACCGCCCTGACAGACCCAAAAACCGCCATCACCGCTGAATCCAAGGAATTGGCGCCGTATGCCTTGTTTTACTATGCGCAAGCCAAACTCGGATTCGCGGCGAAAAATTTCGCAACCCAGGAAGCCGCCGCCGTCAAAGCGGTGGACGACGGCTCGGCCAAAATCAAGGAACTAACCGACAAATTCCCCGACAGCGACATTGTTACCGATGCGTTGATGGCCAAATCCAGCATGTTGGGCGTTATCGGCAAATACGCCGAAGCCGTCCAAATCCTGGAAGCACTCACCAAGCGCAAGGGCATCGAAGACATGGCCGAAGACATCGACTTCGCCCTCGGCCACATGCTAACACTCCAATATAACAAGCTGCGGGAGGATTTTAAATACGACGAGGCGGCGGAAATCATCGAACGCGCCCAGCAAACCTATGAGCACCTGAGCAAAAGCGAAAATCTAGTTCTGGCAAATCGCGCGGCTTTCGAGCTGGCCAATCTGAATTTTGACCTTGCCACCCTTGCCCCCGCGGAATCCCGGACGGACGCCTTCATGAAGGCGATTGATTCCTACCGCCATCTGAGCAGCAAATCGGACATCGAAGCCAACCAAAAGCAGCGCATTGAGGAAATCCGCCAAAAAATCGGCGGGGCCGCCGGCAACAAAGCCCAGGTGAACACCCTCACACGGTCGTTGCAGCGCGAACAACAAAAATTGGCGGAGGTTCAACAAAATCCGGATCAAGCCACCGACGCGCTGCTGCAAATCGGCCTTTGTTATATGCAGCTCAGGAAATACGACGAGGCACGGGTCGTTTTACGGCACGCGCAACAATTCGCCCGCAAGGACCAGCAAAAGCAGTTGACCGTACAATTGATCATCACCTACGCGCTGCAGGGCCAGAGCAGTGCCGCGGAAAAGCATTTCGCGGAGTTCAAACAAAAGTTTCCAAATGATCCCGAGACAAAAAATGTTCCTTATTTTCTCGGCATCGCGTTGAAGCAGCAGGAAAAGTACGAGGATGCGCTGAAGCGGTTCGATGACTTTCTCAAAGATGCGCCTCCCAACAGCCCCTACGTGGTGCGGGTGCCCCAGGAAAAGGCCGGAATCCTAATCGCGCTCAAAAGGACCGACGAAGCGATCAAGGCCTTTGACGACTTTCTCAAGGACGCCGAAACCGGCAAAATAAAAATATCGCCGGAAGAAACGGAAAACGCCAGGCACCTGCGGGCAATCGCTCTTCTTCAGGGCAACAAAATCCCCGAGGGACTGGCCGCCATGCAGGATTTGAGCAAAAACGCAAAGAACAGCCGCTTGCGCGAGGACGCCGCCTTCCAGGTCCCCAACATCCTGTTCAACGCCAAGAAACCGGACGAGGCTTTCGCGGAATATCAAAACTTCCTCAAGGCTTATCCGCAGTCGGACAACGCCCCGAAAGCCGCCTACTACATGGCCGCCTGCCTGAAAAGCCAGAAAAAAATCCCGGAAGCGCTGGAAGCCTACGCCGCCTTCATCAAAAACTACAACAACGACGACCTGAAGCTGAAGGCCCATGAACAAATCTGGGGCATTTACCAGTCGTCCAACGAATATGAAAAAATGGTTGAGGCGCAAAACAAACAGATGGCCGCATTTCCAAATTCGGAACGCAATCTGTACGCCTACTACCAAAGAGCCCGGTATCTGGAGGAAGTCTCGAAGAAACCGGACGAATCCGTGGAAGCCTACCTGAAAGTAGTGGAAGCGTTCAATGCATTGCCCGCAAGCATGCGGGAAGGGGAAGCCGGCCGCAAAAATTCCATCTACCCAACCACTGCGCTGCTCCATTGTTTCGACATTTACCGCAAACAGGCTGTCCACCTTGGAAATCCTCTCATCCTCAAGGGCGCCGAACTCGAAGCCTGGAAAACGTCCATCGAGAAAGCCTACCGCTATTGCGACCGCCTGCTCCAGGAATACGGCATGGCCCTCTACACATCCGCTCAACCCGGCCAGGTTAATTCCCTCGGAACCACCCTGCAACGCATGACGGAACTCCAGCTTCTGCGCGTGAAAGGCAAACTCACCAGCGCCGGTGACGCCACCACCTATTTCAGCAAACTGGCCGGCTCTCTCAACGATGATGGCGCTGTGGCACTGGTCATGATCGCCCGCGCCGGATTTGTTTACCAAGCCGGCGATACCGAGCAGGCCCTGAGTTTCTACCGGGATATTTTTGGGAAATTCAGCGACCCGAAAAACGAAAATGCGAGCGACCCGAAAAAAATCGCCTGGCAGGAATATGACCGTTATGGCTCCCTGCTGCTGGACAACAAGGACTGGGACACGGCCCTGAAAATCTACCAGGTGCTGAAGGACGCCTTTCCCGACGTTCTACGGGCACAGGCTTCCGCCGTCTATGGATTGGGCGCCTCATATACCGGCAAGGGCGAGCTCGCAAAGGCCGAGGATCTGTTCAAGGAACTGGGTGAAAAATACAAATGGTCGGAAAAAATCCTCGATGCAAACTTCAACCGCGGACTGGCCCA
This DNA window, taken from Candidatus Methylacidiphilales bacterium, encodes the following:
- a CDS encoding tetratricopeptide repeat protein → MVKPLLKLKSAILLTACLALLCVNQVRGEDATSSAKSAFESFQAGKMDEAAQKLTQLIQQYPTSFEVPNARYLLGVIDCLLGKYSDAIPYLSDSKNFDKATIPQAAYYLGIAYYGAGDYNKASEALDKAYTALTDPKTAITAESKELAPYALFYYAQAKLGFAAKNFATQEAAAVKAVDDGSAKIKELTDKFPDSDIVTDALMAKSSMLGVIGKYAEAVQILEALTKRKGIEDMAEDIDFALGHMLTLQYNKLREDFKYDEAAEIIERAQQTYEHLSKSENLVLANRAAFELANLNFDLATLAPAESRTDAFMKAIDSYRHLSSKSDIEANQKQRIEEIRQKIGGAAGNKAQVNTLTRSLQREQQKLAEVQQNPDQATDALLQIGLCYMQLRKYDEARVVLRHAQQFARKDQQKQLTVQLIITYALQGQSSAAEKHFAEFKQKFPNDPETKNVPYFLGIALKQQEKYEDALKRFDDFLKDAPPNSPYVVRVPQEKAGILIALKRTDEAIKAFDDFLKDAETGKIKISPEETENARHLRAIALLQGNKIPEGLAAMQDLSKNAKNSRLREDAAFQVPNILFNAKKPDEAFAEYQNFLKAYPQSDNAPKAAYYMAACLKSQKKIPEALEAYAAFIKNYNNDDLKLKAHEQIWGIYQSSNEYEKMVEAQNKQMAAFPNSERNLYAYYQRARYLEEVSKKPDESVEAYLKVVEAFNALPASMREGEAGRKNSIYPTTALLHCFDIYRKQAVHLGNPLILKGAELEAWKTSIEKAYRYCDRLLQEYGMALYTSAQPGQVNSLGTTLQRMTELQLLRVKGKLTSAGDATTYFSKLAGSLNDDGAVALVMIARAGFVYQAGDTEQALSFYRDIFGKFSDPKNENASDPKKIAWQEYDRYGSLLLDNKDWDTALKIYQVLKDAFPDVLRAQASAVYGLGASYTGKGELAKAEDLFKELGEKYKWSEKILDANFNRGLAQREKGNYAEAFKIWKDVMANQRSTNVDEVKARTMVEFGKTLKLMADKNLTTSETKLPDGKEIPIYELAANYCLKAYLFYANQSDVVPEGLYTAIQIYTTKLQKFQNSDKNPKTEARALFDKMSESYSTSPWTSKAQELLR